One stretch of Variovorax sp. 54 DNA includes these proteins:
- a CDS encoding M20 aminoacylase family protein, translating to MNLVDAFAAHATHFIDIRRDIHAHPELGFEEHRTAEKVANLLTEWGIEVHRSIAGTGLVGVLRKGTGSRTIGLRADMDALPLNEANDFAHKSTHAGRMHACGHDGHTTMLLAAAWHLSQQGPTDFDGTVHFIFQPAEEMGKAGAKKMIDEGLFERFPCDAVFALHNFPVGDVGRFALNEGALMASSNTYKVTLRGRGTHASMPHTGIDPVAAVVTLAQQLQTIVPRTIPSTERALLAVTQLQGSDAPNVIPDEASVGGTVRTFSVDAIDKIEARLREVAEGVAMAHGCTADIFFKRSSPPVVNHAAEARFAAGVMREVVGDDMVTDDFPAVMGAEDFAHMLLARPGCYAFLGNGDGDHRLDGHGPGPCIIHNTSFDFNDEIIPIGASYFVKLVQRWLPSGA from the coding sequence ATGAATCTCGTCGACGCCTTCGCCGCCCACGCCACCCATTTCATCGACATCCGGCGCGACATCCACGCGCACCCCGAACTCGGTTTCGAAGAGCACCGCACCGCCGAGAAGGTGGCGAACCTGCTCACCGAATGGGGCATCGAGGTGCACCGCAGCATCGCGGGCACGGGCCTGGTCGGCGTGCTGCGCAAGGGCACGGGCAGCCGCACCATCGGCCTGCGCGCCGACATGGACGCGCTGCCGCTGAACGAGGCCAACGACTTCGCCCACAAGTCCACGCACGCGGGCCGCATGCACGCCTGCGGGCACGACGGCCACACGACGATGTTGCTGGCCGCCGCCTGGCACCTGTCGCAGCAAGGCCCCACCGACTTCGACGGCACGGTGCATTTCATCTTCCAGCCCGCCGAAGAGATGGGCAAGGCCGGCGCCAAGAAGATGATCGACGAGGGCCTGTTCGAGCGCTTCCCGTGCGATGCGGTGTTTGCGCTGCACAACTTCCCGGTCGGCGACGTGGGCCGCTTTGCGCTCAACGAAGGCGCGCTGATGGCGTCGAGCAACACCTACAAGGTCACGCTGCGCGGGCGCGGCACGCACGCCTCGATGCCGCACACCGGCATCGACCCGGTGGCCGCCGTGGTCACGCTGGCGCAGCAGCTGCAGACCATCGTGCCGCGCACCATTCCGAGCACCGAGCGCGCCCTGCTCGCGGTCACGCAGCTGCAGGGCTCCGACGCGCCCAACGTGATTCCCGACGAGGCCTCGGTGGGCGGCACGGTCCGCACCTTTTCCGTCGACGCCATCGACAAGATCGAGGCGCGCCTGCGCGAGGTGGCCGAGGGCGTGGCCATGGCGCATGGCTGCACGGCCGACATCTTCTTCAAGCGCTCGTCGCCGCCGGTGGTGAACCACGCGGCCGAAGCGCGCTTTGCGGCCGGCGTGATGCGCGAGGTGGTGGGCGACGACATGGTCACCGACGACTTCCCCGCCGTGATGGGCGCCGAAGACTTCGCGCACATGCTGCTGGCGCGGCCCGGCTGCTACGCCTTCCTGGGCAACGGCGACGGCGACCACCGGCTGGACGGCCACGGGCCCGGCCCTTGCATCATCCACAACACCTCGTTCGACTTCAACGACGAGATCATCCCGATCGGTGCCAGCTACTTCGTGAAGCTGGTGCAGCGCTGGCTGCCGTCGGGCGCCTGA
- a CDS encoding pirin family protein — translation MTTAVATDTRAIVYRTRGAQHGPITRLMSPGDLGEYLKPFVFLDLFGFDTTGGHKGFGMHPHSGIATLTWLIEGDTLYEDTTGEQGVLRGGGVEWMRAGNGVWHTGAPAPGVTRVQGFQLWVALPAAEENAPAQSIYLAPSQVPQEGPARVLLGRYGAAQSPIPAPSPMNYLAVQLKDGERWRYTPPAGHTVGWVAVNAGRLDAGDGTGGPIGTGELAVFEESDAALEVVAQGDTAFVLGSAVPHPHDLVMGHYSVHTSRATLDRGEAEIRRIGAKLREEGRLA, via the coding sequence ATGACCACCGCTGTTGCAACCGACACCCGCGCCATCGTCTACCGCACGCGTGGCGCCCAGCACGGACCGATCACGCGGCTCATGAGCCCGGGCGACCTGGGCGAATACCTCAAGCCCTTCGTGTTCCTCGACCTCTTCGGCTTCGACACCACGGGCGGCCACAAGGGCTTCGGCATGCACCCGCACTCGGGCATCGCCACGCTGACCTGGCTCATCGAAGGCGACACCTTGTACGAAGACACGACCGGCGAACAGGGCGTGCTGCGCGGCGGTGGTGTCGAGTGGATGCGCGCGGGCAACGGCGTGTGGCACACGGGCGCACCGGCGCCGGGTGTGACGCGCGTGCAGGGCTTCCAGCTCTGGGTGGCGTTGCCGGCCGCCGAGGAAAACGCGCCCGCGCAGAGCATCTACCTCGCGCCCTCGCAGGTGCCGCAGGAAGGCCCGGCGCGCGTGCTGCTCGGGCGCTACGGTGCGGCGCAAAGCCCCATTCCGGCGCCCTCGCCGATGAACTACCTGGCCGTGCAACTGAAGGACGGCGAGCGCTGGCGCTACACGCCGCCTGCTGGCCACACGGTGGGCTGGGTGGCGGTGAATGCGGGCCGGCTCGACGCGGGCGACGGCACCGGCGGTCCCATCGGCACGGGCGAGCTCGCGGTGTTCGAGGAATCCGACGCGGCGCTCGAGGTCGTGGCGCAGGGCGACACGGCTTTCGTGCTCGGCTCGGCCGTGCCGCATCCGCACGACCTGGTGATGGGCCACTACTCGGTCCACACGAGCCGCGCGACGCTCGACCGGGGCGAGGCCGAGATCCGCCGCATCGGCGCGAAGCTGCGCGAGGAAGGCCGGCTGGCCTGA
- a CDS encoding NADPH-dependent FMN reductase: MTPQKPLVGIILGSTREGRFGEKPAHWIHEIAKQRTDLAFELVDLRDHPLPFFNEAGAPAWGPVKNEAAQRWQAKLATFDGLIIVTPEYNHGPSAVLKNAIDWAYKEFIRKPIGFVGYGGVGAARAVEQLRLVAVEMQMAPVRHAVHIGMVEFLGIWQQGKSFDDFPHLAQSATGLLDDMAWWTRALKTAREAV, from the coding sequence ATGACCCCGCAAAAACCTCTCGTCGGCATCATCCTCGGCTCGACCCGCGAAGGCCGGTTCGGCGAGAAGCCCGCGCACTGGATCCACGAGATCGCGAAGCAGCGCACCGACCTGGCCTTCGAGCTGGTCGACCTGCGCGACCACCCGCTGCCCTTTTTCAACGAAGCCGGCGCGCCCGCCTGGGGCCCGGTGAAGAACGAGGCCGCGCAGCGCTGGCAGGCCAAGCTGGCCACCTTCGACGGGCTCATCATCGTCACGCCCGAGTACAACCACGGCCCGAGCGCGGTGCTGAAGAACGCGATCGACTGGGCCTACAAGGAGTTCATCCGCAAGCCGATCGGCTTCGTGGGCTACGGCGGCGTGGGCGCGGCGCGGGCCGTGGAGCAGCTGCGGCTGGTCGCGGTCGAGATGCAGATGGCGCCGGTGCGCCACGCGGTGCACATCGGCATGGTCGAGTTCCTCGGCATCTGGCAGCAGGGCAAATCCTTCGACGACTTCCCGCACCTGGCGCAGTCGGCCACGGGCCTGCTCGACGACATGGCGTGGTGGACCCGCGCACTGAAGACCGCCAGGGAGGCTGTATGA
- a CDS encoding LysR family transcriptional regulator, translating to MLDLNDIAMFVQVVRHGSFAEAARRLGLPPNTVSRRIQQLEAQLGTRLMQRSTRKLTLTSAGQAFHERCAGAVDGLVEAGQALITGSQEPSGLVRVAATADFFDFFPMEWVADFLATNPLVRVDFVLSDAKADLIADQIDVAFRGGALPDSGFVGRKLLGPRTDGMVASPAYIAARGAPATLQELADHDCVTAAHPSGRATWRVTGPDGVNEEVQVTGRFSGNTAQALRKAALAGLGIALLPPSMGRLDVEAGRLVPVLPQYQRTGHGLSVLYPSRKQLPQAVSAFIGMVMEKLSTVEALPEVLRSGKA from the coding sequence ATGCTCGACCTCAACGACATCGCCATGTTCGTGCAGGTGGTGCGCCACGGCAGCTTTGCCGAAGCCGCCCGGCGCCTGGGCCTGCCGCCCAACACCGTGAGCCGGCGCATCCAGCAGCTCGAGGCGCAGTTGGGCACCCGGCTGATGCAGCGCTCGACCCGCAAGCTCACGCTCACGAGCGCGGGGCAGGCGTTCCACGAGCGCTGCGCAGGAGCGGTTGATGGGCTGGTCGAGGCTGGGCAGGCACTGATCACCGGCAGCCAGGAACCCAGCGGGCTGGTGCGCGTGGCGGCGACGGCGGATTTCTTCGACTTCTTCCCGATGGAGTGGGTGGCGGACTTTCTGGCGACGAATCCGCTGGTGCGCGTCGACTTCGTGCTGAGCGACGCGAAGGCCGACCTGATCGCCGACCAGATCGACGTGGCGTTTCGCGGCGGGGCGCTGCCCGATTCAGGCTTTGTCGGCCGCAAGCTCCTGGGGCCGCGCACGGACGGGATGGTCGCGAGCCCCGCGTACATCGCCGCGCGCGGTGCGCCTGCGACGCTGCAGGAATTGGCCGATCACGACTGCGTGACGGCGGCGCATCCCAGCGGGCGGGCGACGTGGCGGGTGACCGGGCCGGATGGGGTGAATGAAGAAGTGCAGGTGACCGGGCGCTTCAGCGGGAATACCGCGCAGGCGTTGCGCAAGGCTGCGTTGGCGGGTCTCGGGATCGCGCTGCTGCCGCCGTCGATGGGGCGGCTCGATGTGGAAGCGGGGCGGCTGGTGCCGGTGCTGCCGCAGTACCAGCGCACGGGGCATGGGCTGAGCGTGCTGTATCCGAGCCGCAAGCAGTTGCCACAGGCGGTGTCAGCGTTCATCGGGATGGTGATGGAGAAGCTGAGCACGGTGGAGGCGTTGCCAGAAGTGCTTCGGTCGGGGAAGGCCTGA